A genomic stretch from Clavelina lepadiformis chromosome 5, kaClaLepa1.1, whole genome shotgun sequence includes:
- the LOC143460992 gene encoding failed axon connections homolog has translation MSEIQTTRGDDPDIRVFYFSPTLLTPSGSPFALKLLTYLRMTGLKYKTFHSLKTSSKRKLPFISFKGKEMGDSTFIMQFLNKEFNKDLNSSLSSVEKAASVAFQRLCEENLYWCMVHDRWTLHTERFLEQLVMHKFKKRVIAAYALVHFRRLQKANLYGHGIGRHSNKEIFEIGERDLAALSDFLADKKFFMGPEPTEVDCTVFGTVEQFIECLPGSKYEKLIKEKFSNLIAYTDRMKEKFWPDWREQCAQKKIKQKSESQPKPDKENGTSKEEAKARDQSESVGDAQPLSVENNTTDDDHIHASGDDISSENEPILTQ, from the coding sequence ATGTCTGAAATACAGACTACAAGAGGGGATGACCCTGATATTAGGGTTTTCTATTTCTCGCCCACTTTACTTACCCCATCTGGCTCACCATTTGCATTGAAACTTTTAACTTACTTGAGAATGACGGGACTGAAgtacaaaacatttcattcTCTGAAGACGTCATCAAAAAGGAAACTACCATTTATTTCCTTTAAAGGAAAGGAAATGGGCGACTCTACTTTTATAATGCAGTTCCTGAATAAGGAGTTTAACAAGGATCTTAATTCAAGTTTGAGTTCAGTTGAAAAGGCTGCATCAGTTGCATTTCAACGGCTCTGTGAAGAGAATTTATACTGGTGCATGGTACACGACAGATGGACACTGCATACGGAACGGTTCCTTGAGCAATTGGTGATGCACAAATTCAAGAAGAGAGTGATTGCAGCGTATGCGCTTGTTCATTTTCGGCGACTGCAAAAGGCAAATTTGTATGGGCATGGTATTGGCCGGCACAGCAATAAAGAAATCTTTGAAATAGGAGAAAGAGATCTCGCAGCACTGTCTGACTTTCTAGCAGACAAGAAATTCTTCATGGGTCCAGAACCTACAGAAGTTGACTGCACTGTGTTTGGAACAGTAGAGCAATTCATTGAATGTTTGCCAGGTTCAAAATATGAAAAGCTGATAAAAGAGAAGTTCTCTAATTTGATTGCATACACTGACcgaatgaaagaaaaattctggCCCGACTGGAGGGAGCAATGTGCACAGAAGAAGATAAAGCAAAAATCTGAAAGTCAGCCCAAACCAGACAAAGAAAACGGAACATCTAAAGAGGAAGCAAAAGCCAGAGATCAAAGTGAAAGTGTTGGTGACGCCCAACCTTTGTCAGTGGAGAATAATACAACGGATGATGACCATATTCACGCTTCCGGGGATGACATAAGTAGTGAAAATGAACCAATCCTAACGCAATAG
- the LOC143460381 gene encoding phosphatidylinositol-3-phosphatase SAC1-like, whose protein sequence is MALVYDSLRLHITNDAFYIESLNAGSRDVLVIDRINCEIDLKSDQEDIPPSLAESKAIYGIFGIIQLVGGSYLIVITERVRVGDILGHTIWKVTKTEILPYRRSLLNLNEAQTSDNATYLSMLEHALSVESFYFSSSYDITHSMQRLATVDTGFHSESLSTRADPRFFWNRHALREFLERPELERFTTPIVQGFVSITSCFVKGRTFDLVLISRRSTLRAGTRYNVRGTDSNGNAANFVETEQMLLYARRICSIVQTRGSVPLLWSQKANLKYKPMVKIDDDKIKSMTSFNHHFDSQIVTYGKQIAINLVNHKGMELTLAKEFLGMVNDAKSKDLTYEAFDFHKECGLNKWDRLSILMDRIALDQEQLGYFMQDRDGKVYMKQTGVFRTNCMDCLDRTNVVQSLIARRSLLHQLVQLGIFSPGHTLEEEPNLNYLLKQVWADNADYCSKQYAGTGALKTDFTRTGKRTKLGLLKDGYNSAVRYYMNNFTDGFRQDSLDLLLGNFVVNQVASSPFPSLQQRRRPKALFITYLIFSAFLIFFLIPAAGFREQISYVIMWAAATFIVALYVTRHGVDFVNYPSLVHVKSKDD, encoded by the exons ATGGCGCTGGTTTATGATAGTTTACGTCTTCACATAACCAACGATGCATTTTACATCGAATCACTCAATGCTGGCTCCCgtgatgttttagttattgaTCGTATAAATTGTGAAATTGATCTGAAATCTGATCAGGAAGATATACCTCCTTCTCTTGCAGAGAGCAAA GCGATTTATGGGATATTTGGAATAATTCAGTTGGTGGGTGGATCATATTTGATTGTAATCACTGAACGGGTGCGAGTGGGTGACATTCTTGGTCACACAATATGGAAAGTGACAAAAACTGAAATTCTTCCTTATCGTCGATCTTTGCTAAACCTTAATGAAGCCCAG ACTTCTGATAATGCAACATATTTGTCAATGCTTGAGCATGCGTTATCAGTGGAGTCGTTTTATTTCTCAAGTAGCTATGACATCACACATTCCATGCAAAGACTTGCTACCGTCGACACGGGATTTCACTCGGAATCATTGAGCACTAGAGCAGATCCCAG GTTTTTTTGGAACCGCCACGCGCTCCGTGAGTTTTTAGAGCGACCGGAATTAGAAAGATTCACGACCCCCATAGTGCAAGGTTTTGTTTCAATCACGTCGTGCTTTGTGAAAGGCCGAACATTTGATCTAGTGCTTATCTCAAGGCGAAGTACGTTGCGTGCCGGAACGCGGTACAATGTACGCGGAACAGACAGTAATGGAAATGCAGCCAACTTTGTTGAAACAGAGCAAATGTTGCTGTATGCCCGTCGAATTTGTTCCATCGTACAAACCAGAGGCTCCGTTCCACTGCTATGGTCACAAAAAGCTAATTTGAA GTATAAACCCATGGTTAAGATAGACGATGATAAGATAAAATCGATGACCTCATTCAACCATCATTTCGACTCCCAGATTGTTACTTATGGAAAACAG ATTGCCATTAATCTGGTTAATCACAAAGGAATGGAGTTGACTTTGGCAAAGGAATTTCTGGGGATGGTTAATGATGCTAAAAGCAAAGACTTAACTTATGAAGCGTTTGATTTTCACAAAGAATGCGGCCTCAATAAGTGGGATAGGTTGAGCATCTTAATGGACAGAATCGCTTTAGACCAGGAACAATTGGGCTATTTTATGCAG GACCGGGATGGCAAAGTGTACATGAAACAGACTGGAGTGTTTCGTACAAATTGCATGGATTGTCTGGACAGAACCAACGTTGTCCAATCTCTTATAGCGCGCCGCTCACTGCTCCACCAGCTAGTGCAGTTGGGTATATTTAGCCCTGGACATACCTTAGAAGAAGAG CCAAATCTAAACTACCTGCTGAAGCAAGTATGGGCCGACAATGCTGATTACTGTTCCAAGCAGTACGCTGGCACTGGAGCGCTTAAAACAGACTTTACAAGAACCGGAAAACGCACCAAGCTTGGTCTACTGAAAGATGGTTACAATTCGGCGGTTCGATACTATATGAATAACTTCACTGACGGATTTAGACAG GATTCCTTGGATCTCTTATTGGGTAACTTCGTCGTTAACCAAGTAGCGTCATCGCCATTCCCTTCCTTACAGCAACGTCGCCGCCCGAAGGCGCTCTTCATCACATATCTTATATTTTCGGCCTTCCTCATATTTTTCTTGATACCGGCCGCCGGATTTCGCGAGCAAATCTCCTACGTCATAATGTGGGCAGCGGCCACGTTCATCGTCGCGTTGTACGTAACGAGGCACGGCGTCGACTTTGTAAATTACCCGAGTTTGGTCCACGTTAAAAGCAAAGATGATTAA